The following are from one region of the Heptranchias perlo isolate sHepPer1 chromosome 24, sHepPer1.hap1, whole genome shotgun sequence genome:
- the LOC137341526 gene encoding ubiquitin-conjugating enzyme E2 N: MASGLPRRITKETQRLQAEPVPGIKAEADEFNARYFHVVIAGPQDSPFEGGTFKLELFLPEEYPMAAPKVRFMTKIYHPNVDKLGRICLDILKDKWSPALQIRTVLLSIQALLSAPNPDDPLANDVAEQWKSNEAQAIETARTWTRLYASGNSHSR; the protein is encoded by the exons GAAACCCAGCGTTTGCAGGCAGAGCCAGTGCCTGGTATAAAGGCAGAAGCAGATGAATTCAATGCACGCTACTTTCATGTTGTTATAGCTGGTCCACAGGACTCCCCATTTGAGGGTGGAACTTTTAAACTTGAACTATTTCTTCCAGAAGAATATCCTATGGCAGCTCCAAAAGTTCGCTTCATGACCAAAATATATCACCCAAATGTAGACAAGCTGGGCAGAATCTGTTTAGATATTCTGAAAG ATAAGTGGTCCCCAGCTTTGCAGATTCGGACAGTACTGCTATCAATCCAGGCATTGTTAAGTGCTCCAAATCCAGATGACCCATTAGCAAATGATGTAGCTGAACAGTGGAAGAGCAATGAAGCCCAAGCCATAGAAACAG CCAGAACATGGACTAGGCTATATGCCAGTGGGAACAGCCATTCAAGATGA